A window of Ignavibacterium sp. contains these coding sequences:
- a CDS encoding DNA-3-methyladenine glycosylase I encodes MKNISRCPWPADDKLMIKYHDEEWGVPQHNDRKLFEFLLLEGFQAGLSWRTILHKRKNFRKAFDNFDFNKIAKYDKRKINSLMKDEGIIRNKLKIQAAVTNAKSFIEIRKEFGTFDKYIWSFINYKPINNKFTSIKELPARTELSDKISEDLKKRGFKFVGSTVIYAHMQATGMVNDHLVSCFRYNQIKKS; translated from the coding sequence ATGAAAAATATTTCCAGATGTCCCTGGCCTGCAGATGATAAACTTATGATTAAATATCACGATGAAGAGTGGGGTGTTCCTCAGCATAATGACAGAAAACTTTTTGAGTTTCTTTTGCTCGAAGGATTTCAGGCGGGATTGAGCTGGAGAACAATTTTACACAAAAGAAAAAATTTCAGAAAAGCATTTGATAACTTTGATTTTAATAAAATTGCAAAGTATGACAAACGAAAAATAAATTCTTTAATGAAAGACGAGGGCATTATACGAAACAAACTTAAAATACAAGCTGCAGTAACTAATGCAAAATCTTTCATTGAGATAAGAAAGGAATTTGGGACATTTGATAAATACATATGGAGCTTTATCAATTACAAACCAATCAATAATAAATTCACTTCTATAAAAGAACTACCAGCCAGAACAGAACTTTCCGATAAAATAAGTGAAGACCTTAAAAAGCGAGGATTCAAATTTGTTGGTTCAACCGTTATTTATGCTCATATGCAGGCGACAGGAATGGTGAACGATCATCTGGTTTCCTGCTTTCGTTACAATCAAATAAAAAAATCTTAA
- a CDS encoding glycosyltransferase family 4 protein — translation MKVLYSCLSKSWGGMEMITLTFVKELLKRNIQVELLCLKESRIHVEACTSGIITHPVKASGYFHPFTVIKVGYLIRKGRFSLIHTQASKDLWILVPALRIIKSNIPLFLTKQVGSFIVKKDFLHRFLYKRVTKAFAISRVIKKNLIETTPLDEKKIELVFNGIDTEKFNPTNADRKKVRKEFSIADNELLVGMLARFSPGKGHEEFLMAAKKLSAKFDNLKFIIVGEASRGEDEYAASIKKLASDYGLTNVIFAGFRSDTPDVLSAMDIFVFPSHAEAFGIALAEAHSMALPSVCSNSDGVLDIAVDGETSLLFETKNADDLADKLEVLIKDAQLRERFGANARKRAKELFDLNVIMQNTIEHYKNSLKG, via the coding sequence ATGAAGGTTTTATATTCTTGCTTATCGAAAAGCTGGGGCGGAATGGAGATGATTACCTTGACTTTTGTGAAAGAACTTCTCAAAAGAAACATTCAGGTCGAACTTCTCTGTCTCAAAGAATCAAGAATTCATGTTGAAGCTTGTACATCAGGAATTATTACACATCCCGTAAAAGCATCAGGATATTTTCATCCGTTTACTGTAATAAAAGTTGGATATCTTATCAGAAAAGGACGCTTCAGTTTAATCCATACGCAGGCATCGAAAGATTTATGGATACTTGTGCCAGCATTAAGAATAATTAAATCAAACATTCCTCTTTTTCTTACAAAACAGGTTGGTTCGTTCATTGTTAAAAAAGATTTTTTACACAGATTTTTATACAAAAGAGTTACAAAAGCATTTGCCATCAGCAGAGTGATTAAAAAAAATCTTATTGAAACCACTCCACTTGATGAAAAGAAAATTGAACTTGTTTTCAACGGAATTGATACTGAAAAGTTTAATCCAACAAATGCTGACAGAAAAAAAGTAAGAAAAGAATTTTCAATAGCCGATAATGAATTGCTTGTCGGAATGCTTGCACGTTTTAGTCCCGGTAAAGGTCACGAAGAGTTTCTTATGGCTGCAAAGAAATTGTCAGCAAAGTTTGATAATCTGAAATTCATAATAGTTGGCGAAGCAAGTCGTGGCGAGGATGAATATGCAGCTTCAATTAAGAAGCTTGCAAGTGATTATGGATTAACAAATGTTATCTTTGCCGGATTCAGAAGTGATACACCTGATGTTCTTTCAGCAATGGATATTTTTGTTTTCCCTTCGCACGCAGAAGCATTTGGAATTGCTTTGGCAGAAGCTCACTCTATGGCATTACCATCAGTTTGTTCAAATTCTGATGGTGTGCTTGATATTGCGGTTGATGGAGAAACCTCACTTCTGTTTGAAACAAAAAATGCTGATGATCTTGCTGATAAACTTGAGGTACTTATTAAAGATGCCCAATTAAGAGAACGATTTGGTGCTAATGCACGAAAGAGAGCAAAAGAATTATTTGACCTGAATGTTATAATGCAGAACACAATTGAACATTATAAAAATTCTTTAAAAGGATAA
- a CDS encoding DUF4922 domain-containing protein: MNHRVYDNEILNELISKNEIADASKYLFELQCNDWKLCRDNYEQLKNVRVKKFQFEGYSIKAQFNPGRIISTSAKVDPKSIQERKCFLCEQNLPAEQKGILYKDEYIILINPYPIFPIHFTLTHTKHQPQRISDTFRDLLDFSKDLSKHFTVIYNGPRCGASAPDHLHFQAGNKFFMPIDDEADLIANEYGSIVVDKEDLLIQTVDDGLRKFILFESIQKNLLVDSFAKFYKIYSELMNESSEPLMNIVSFYDSEFGWRVIVFLRAKHRSHHYFEEGENKLLVSPAAIDLGGVCIFPREEDFNRIDKALIKEIFNEVFIDKTKLDELKNSLKTLL; encoded by the coding sequence ATGAATCACAGAGTTTATGACAATGAAATTTTGAATGAACTGATTTCAAAAAACGAAATCGCCGATGCTTCAAAATATCTGTTTGAACTTCAATGTAACGACTGGAAACTTTGCCGTGATAATTATGAGCAGTTGAAAAATGTCAGAGTCAAAAAATTTCAGTTTGAAGGATATTCCATTAAAGCACAGTTTAATCCGGGCAGAATAATTTCCACTTCAGCTAAGGTTGATCCGAAATCAATTCAGGAAAGAAAATGTTTTCTCTGCGAACAAAATCTTCCTGCTGAACAAAAAGGAATACTGTACAAGGATGAGTATATCATACTGATAAATCCATATCCAATTTTTCCAATCCATTTTACTTTGACTCACACAAAACATCAGCCGCAAAGAATATCAGACACTTTCAGAGACTTACTCGATTTCAGTAAAGATTTATCAAAACATTTCACTGTAATTTATAATGGACCAAGATGTGGTGCCTCTGCTCCGGATCATTTACACTTTCAGGCAGGCAATAAATTTTTTATGCCGATTGATGATGAGGCAGATCTGATTGCAAATGAATATGGTTCTATTGTGGTTGATAAAGAAGATCTTCTGATTCAAACAGTTGATGATGGATTAAGAAAGTTTATTTTATTTGAAAGTATTCAAAAGAATTTATTGGTTGATTCCTTCGCAAAGTTTTATAAGATATACTCTGAACTAATGAATGAATCAAGTGAACCATTGATGAATATCGTTTCATTTTATGATTCTGAATTTGGTTGGAGGGTAATCGTATTTCTTCGTGCAAAGCATCGCTCACATCACTATTTTGAAGAAGGTGAAAATAAACTGCTTGTTAGTCCTGCCGCAATTGATCTTGGCGGAGTTTGTATATTCCCTCGCGAAGAAGATTTTAACAGAATTGATAAAGCATTGATTAAAGAAATATTCAATGAAGTCTTTATTGATAAAACTAAACTTGATGAATTAAAAAATTCATTAAAAACATTATTGTGA
- a CDS encoding T9SS type A sorting domain-containing protein — protein MKRIFLFLVGVLISTSIVYSQYEPLYSFEELMRITEENPQMIVEAREMTSLLEIPHSIYLPQGIFIEARAVQNDRVVYAVINNLLDIYDNAEVLTWQQIQNRFDLSAARLNYVKKATQNPSLGYNITIRPEGTQSSQYLLIPDWTADGVMLFDATTGDLLNQSFIVDPTNLSSPKQARLAPQGFVSVSDQIDDVVQSYDTMGTYLGIFAPAGGVNNTILDNVRGHNYRPNGNLVVTVGSGGNQNAVAEFDNAGNYIGQFIAAGAGGLNSPFDIVFRSNDVLVDGSSSNKVHRYDLSGNYLNDFVSSGLAFPQQIHLESNGNVAVAGFSTPSALYVYDSLGTLLASYNVITGLRGAYKLPNGNYIVTNGSGVHEITTSNTLVRTIVAGVSAQYVDFVDFQNIIPVELTSFTAISVGNNVELNWSTATEINNRGFEIQRSVIPSGARNLSWETAGFVDGKGTTSEPQNYVFVDKNLTSGKYAYRLKQIDFDGTFEYLPTGQASSKGIEVDVLTPDKFSLEQNYPNPFNPTTVISWQSPVGSWQTLKVYDVLGNEVVTLVNEYREAGSYKVEFSTGSIGNASELPSGVYYYKLSVGNFSDVKKMMLIK, from the coding sequence ATGAAAAGAATTTTTCTATTTCTCGTTGGGGTTCTAATATCCACTTCCATTGTCTATTCACAGTATGAACCGCTCTATTCATTTGAAGAACTTATGAGAATTACAGAAGAAAATCCTCAGATGATTGTTGAAGCAAGAGAAATGACTTCATTACTTGAAATTCCTCATTCAATTTACTTACCTCAGGGAATTTTTATAGAAGCACGGGCTGTTCAGAACGATCGAGTTGTTTATGCAGTGATTAATAATCTTCTTGATATTTATGATAATGCGGAAGTATTAACCTGGCAACAAATACAAAATAGATTTGATCTTTCGGCTGCAAGATTAAATTATGTAAAGAAAGCTACGCAAAATCCCTCTCTCGGATATAACATAACAATTCGACCTGAAGGTACTCAAAGTAGTCAATATTTATTAATTCCTGATTGGACTGCCGATGGTGTTATGCTATTTGATGCAACAACAGGTGATTTATTAAATCAGAGTTTTATTGTCGATCCGACCAATCTCTCTTCTCCAAAACAAGCAAGGTTGGCTCCTCAGGGATTTGTTTCTGTCTCTGATCAGATTGACGATGTTGTTCAGAGTTATGATACAATGGGAACTTATTTGGGAATATTTGCGCCTGCAGGTGGGGTTAATAATACAATACTTGATAATGTTAGGGGACACAATTACAGACCAAACGGTAATTTGGTTGTAACTGTTGGAAGTGGTGGAAATCAGAATGCTGTTGCTGAGTTTGATAATGCGGGGAATTATATTGGTCAGTTTATTGCAGCAGGTGCAGGTGGTCTAAATAGCCCGTTTGATATTGTTTTCAGAAGCAATGATGTTCTTGTTGATGGAAGCTCGAGTAATAAAGTCCATCGTTATGATTTGAGTGGAAATTATTTAAATGATTTTGTCTCTTCAGGATTAGCATTCCCTCAGCAGATCCATCTTGAGAGTAATGGTAATGTGGCTGTTGCAGGGTTTTCAACTCCTTCAGCTTTGTATGTGTATGATTCTTTAGGGACTCTTCTGGCTTCTTATAATGTAATAACTGGACTACGAGGAGCGTATAAACTACCAAATGGAAATTATATTGTAACTAATGGTTCAGGTGTGCACGAAATAACCACTTCAAATACTCTTGTCAGAACAATTGTTGCCGGAGTAAGTGCTCAATATGTAGACTTTGTTGATTTCCAGAATATCATTCCAGTTGAGCTCACATCGTTTACAGCAATATCAGTTGGTAACAATGTTGAATTAAACTGGTCAACTGCAACTGAAATAAATAATCGTGGTTTTGAAATTCAGCGAAGTGTCATTCCGAGCGGAGCGAGGAATCTTTCCTGGGAAACTGCTGGTTTTGTAGATGGTAAAGGAACAACTTCAGAACCTCAGAACTATGTGTTTGTTGATAAAAATCTTACTTCAGGAAAATATGCTTATAGATTGAAGCAAATAGATTTCGACGGAACATTTGAATACCTGCCTACCGGACAGGCAAGTTCAAAGGGAATAGAAGTTGATGTACTTACACCGGATAAATTTTCACTCGAGCAGAATTATCCTAATCCATTCAATCCAACAACAGTAATAAGTTGGCAGTCGCCAGTAGGCAGTTGGCAAACACTTAAAGTTTATGATGTACTTGGCAACGAAGTAGTTACTTTAGTAAATGAATACAGAGAAGCGGGAAGTTATAAAGTAGAATTCTCCACAGGATCCATTGGAAATGCAAGTGAATTACCAAGCGGAGTATATTACTACAAATTATCTGTTGGTAATTTTTCAGATGTAAAGAAGATGATGTTGATTAAGTAA